The sequence AAAACAAATGGTTTAATCATAAATATCTTCAAAAGAAAGAAGATGAAACTTTAGCTAATTTATTCAAAATTGAGTTAGATAAAAAGAACGTAACAACCACATTAGATATTACAAGAGTTGTTAGTTTAGTTAAAGAACGTGCCAATTTTGTAACAGAACTTTGGGGTTTATCCGATTACTTTTTTGTAGCACCTAATGAATATGATGCTAAAGCAAATAAAAATTGGAAAGACGATACTCCAGAATTAATGCAAAAAGTAATAACTGAACTAAATACTATTTCAAATTTTACATCATTAAACATAGAAACGCTTTTAAAAGAATGGATGACTCAAAATGAAATAGGAATGGGTAAAGTGATGCAACCACTTCGTTTAAGCCTTGTAGGCGCTTTAAAAGGCCCACATTTGTTTGATATTATTGAAATGATAGGGAAAGAAGAAACAGTAAGAAGAATAGAGAAAGCAATAGCAACATTATAAAAAAAAGAAACCCAGCAAAATTGCTGGGTTTCTTTTTTTTAAAGATAAACAGTAATCATTCCACTTAGAATACCATAATTGGCCTTAAACTTCTTATCACCATTTAAAAGTTTTAAATCATCACTTTTATTTAGATTGTTCATAAAATTATTTACTCCATATTGATAAGAAACATGTAATCTTAAATTTTTAATACCAGCAGTAACTCCTGCATAAAGGTTACCATTAATCTTAGTAACATCAACAATATCTTTAGCAAGTAATGGATTTATGATTGAAGGACTATCTTTTAATATAGTCGATTCGTCCTCTTTATCAATGGCAAGTTTACCATTAATTTGAAGAACTGGACCAATTTCAAAAGTTAAATGATTTTCAATAATCATATAACTTCCAGTCAAAAATATTTGAACCGCAGATAATTTATAATTAATATCTTTTGTGCCAAATAAAGGTGCTAAACTAAAATTACTTTCAGTAAAATTCATTCCAAAAGCCATTTGCCAATCATTATAATAATTACCTCTTAAAGAAAAACCACCTGTCCAACCAGATTCTGGTTTAGCATTAAACTGATCAGAAAAAACACTCATTTGTGTTAATCCACCAGAAATTCCTATTCTATTACTGTCTCTGTTCCCATATTGAGCATTAGCAGAAAAAGCTAAGAATAATGAAAACAAACAAATAACTCTTTTCATATATGTAAAATTAATTTTTTAGTGACCATAAATAGTATCACTTATTATATTTAATAAATCCAAAAATAGGTTTAATAATTTTATTTTGTAACTTTTTACGATAAAAAGCGTATAATAACTATAAACCAATTAAATCAACATTATGAGTCCATTTGTAATAGTACTCCTTGTACTAGGATTATTTATTTTCTTAAGTTCTTTTTTTACTGTAAAACAACAAACTGCTGCTGTTATTGAGCGATTTGGAAAATATGCAAGTACACGCACATCGGGTCTACAACTTAAAGTTCCTGTTGTAGATAGAATAGCTGGAAAAGTAAATTTAAAAATTCAACAATTAGATGTTATCATTGAAACTAAAACAAAAGATAACGTATTCGTGAAACTAAAAGTTTCTGTGCAATTTAAAGTATTACAAGAAAAAGTATATGAAGCTTTTTATAAACTAGAATATCCACATGATCAAATTACATCATATGTATTTGATGTTGTTCGTGCAGAAGTTCCAAAATTAAAATTGGATGATGTTTTCGAAAGAAAAGATGATATTGCAATTGCAGTAAAAAGAGAATTGAATGAAGCAATGTCAGCTTATGGATATGACATTATCAATACATTAATTACAGATATCGATCCAGATATTCAAGTAAAAAATGCAATGAATAGAATTAATGCAGCTGATAGAGAAAAGACTGCAGCGGAATATGAAGCTGAAGCTGGAAGAATTAGAATTGTTGCAAAAGCAAAAGCTGAAGCTGAAAGCAAAAGATTACAAGGTCAAGGTATTGCAGACCAACGTAGAGAAATTGCAAGAGGATTAGTAGAATCTGTAGATGTATTGAATAGAGTTGGGATAAATTCACAAGAAGCATCAGCTTTAATTGTAGTAACTCAACATTATGATACATTACAAGCTATTGGTGCAGATGCAAATAGTAATTTAATTTTATTACCAAATTCACCACAAGCAGGAAGTGAAATGTTAAATAATATGGTTGCAAGTTTTACAGCAAGTAACCAAGTTGGTGAAGCAATGAAAAAAGCAAATAGTAATAAAAGAGTTGAAACTGGAAAGAAAGATATTTTCGGTGGAATAGAAGAAAATAAAAACGACGAATAGAAATATATTTTAAAAAAGTTAATTTTAACCATCAATTCTAAATTGGTGGTTTTTTTTATGTAAAAAAAGAAGTAAAATTAAAATAAAGCTATTTAAAGAAACATTAATACGATAGTAGTGAATTCATATTACTCATATATTTTAATTAATTAAAAAGCATTTATTTAATCGTTTTATTATAAATATTTTTTA is a genomic window of Flavobacterium jumunjinense containing:
- a CDS encoding PorT family protein; the encoded protein is MKRVICLFSLFLAFSANAQYGNRDSNRIGISGGLTQMSVFSDQFNAKPESGWTGGFSLRGNYYNDWQMAFGMNFTESNFSLAPLFGTKDINYKLSAVQIFLTGSYMIIENHLTFEIGPVLQINGKLAIDKEDESTILKDSPSIINPLLAKDIVDVTKINGNLYAGVTAGIKNLRLHVSYQYGVNNFMNNLNKSDDLKLLNGDKKFKANYGILSGMITVYL
- a CDS encoding SPFH domain-containing protein, translating into MSPFVIVLLVLGLFIFLSSFFTVKQQTAAVIERFGKYASTRTSGLQLKVPVVDRIAGKVNLKIQQLDVIIETKTKDNVFVKLKVSVQFKVLQEKVYEAFYKLEYPHDQITSYVFDVVRAEVPKLKLDDVFERKDDIAIAVKRELNEAMSAYGYDIINTLITDIDPDIQVKNAMNRINAADREKTAAEYEAEAGRIRIVAKAKAEAESKRLQGQGIADQRREIARGLVESVDVLNRVGINSQEASALIVVTQHYDTLQAIGADANSNLILLPNSPQAGSEMLNNMVASFTASNQVGEAMKKANSNKRVETGKKDIFGGIEENKNDE